GCCCACGCTTCAAAAACAGCAAACGAGTTGTTTTGGTCGTACGGTAAAATTTGTCTGTTTTCACCCCAAACCATCACATCTTGAAGGCTTAAATAAAACTTATAAGCTTCGGTAGTAAAGCCTGCGTTTAACCTTGCTCGTGTAGAGATTCCAAAACCAGCATCGGCAGCATCTGGAATGATACTTCCAAAACCATGGCGGTACTCTGTTCGTGGTCTAAATTCACCATCTAATGTAAATTGTGCTTGAGCAAATTGTAAGCAACCCAATAATAGTCCTAAAAATACGTATTGTCTTTTCATTTTTTTTTGATTTTAATTTATAATTGTTTGGTTTAAGGTATTTAATGTTCTAAAAAATCTATGAGATGTTTTCTGTATTTGTAATAATTATCATGTTCCAATACCGATTTTCGGGTTCTTGGGCGTTCAAAATCGATGTTTAAAATATCTCCAATTTTAGCCTTGGGGCCACTGGTCATCATCACCACGCGGTCTGCTAAGAAAATAGCTTCATCCACATCGTGGGTAATCATAACTGCAGTGATTTTTTCTTTATTCCAAATTTCTATTAGGATGTCTTGAAGCTCGCCTCTTGTTAAAGAATCTAACATTCCAAATGGTTCATCAAGCAGTAATACTTTTGGTTTGATAGCAAATGCTCTGGCAATACCAACACGTTGTTGCATGCCTTGGGATAGTTCTGAAGCTCTTTTATTAAAAGCATCTTCCAATCCTACTTTTTGCAAATAGTATTTAGCAATATCGTAGCGCTGGGCTTTGGTAGCGTCTGGAAATACCTGGTTAACACCTAGCAATACATTTTGAAGCGATGTCATCCAGGGCATTAAACTGGGCGATTGAAAAATAACGCCTCTATCGGGTCCAGGACCTTTAATATGGTGCCCTAAAACAGATATGTTACCGCCTGAAATAGCATTAAGTCCAGCAATCATAGAAAGCATGGTTGTTTTACCACAGCCAGAGTGCCCAATAATGGTGACAAACTCCTCTTTCATAATTTGAAGATTCAAATCTTCCAACACAATGTAATCACCTTTGGGCGTTGGGTATACTTTCTTAAGGTTTTTCAAATCCAACATAACTCTGGAAGGGAACATGATACCGTTTTCGGTATCTATATCTCTATTGTAATCTATGGTATTTGTATTCATTTGTTCTTTTGTTTAAAAGTATCCAGCAAAGTCTTTAGGGCTCAATTCTGGTAACATATATTCCTTTTGCGCTATGGATTTTCGTTCGTTTCCTATATCCATTAAATACTCAATAATGGCATTTCTTGTTTTTTTGAAATTAGGATTATCGTTCATTTCCGTTTTGTCTCGTGGGCGATCAATATCAATTTTAAACTCAGGTCCCAACGTTGCATTGGGGCCTGGACGTAATGGAATAATGCGGTCTGCCATATAAATACCCTCATCTACATCATTGGTAATTAGCAGTGCGGTACGTTTTTCTTTACCCCAAATATTTAAAATCTCATCTTGTAAATTCCCACGAGTTAAGGCATCTAAAGCACCAAGCGGTTCGTCCATGATAATCATTTCGGGTTTCATGGCTAAGGCACGTGCTACGGCAACGCGCTGGCGCATACCACCTGATAATTCTTTAGGACGTTTGTTGATGGCATGCGATAAGTTAACCATATCTACATATTCTGCCACAATACTGTTTATCTCCGTCTTGCTTTTTTTAGGAAACGCCTCCTTAACCGCCATATAAACATTCTGTCCAACGGTTAACCAAGGCAGTAATGAGTAATTCTGAAAAATAACCCCACGCTCATGGCTTGTTCCAACAACAGGTTCCCCCTTAAACAGTACTTCGCCGCTTGTAGGCTCTAAAAGGCCATTTATTAGGTTTACCAAGGTCGTTTT
This genomic window from Mariniflexile sp. TRM1-10 contains:
- a CDS encoding ABC transporter ATP-binding protein; the encoded protein is MAYLELNNIYKTYGKDDNATEVLSNINLSIEEGEFVAIVGFTGSGKTTLVNLINGLLEPTSGEVLFKGEPVVGTSHERGVIFQNYSLLPWLTVGQNVYMAVKEAFPKKSKTEINSIVAEYVDMVNLSHAINKRPKELSGGMRQRVAVARALAMKPEMIIMDEPLGALDALTRGNLQDEILNIWGKEKRTALLITNDVDEGIYMADRIIPLRPGPNATLGPEFKIDIDRPRDKTEMNDNPNFKKTRNAIIEYLMDIGNERKSIAQKEYMLPELSPKDFAGYF
- a CDS encoding ABC transporter ATP-binding protein, which gives rise to MNTNTIDYNRDIDTENGIMFPSRVMLDLKNLKKVYPTPKGDYIVLEDLNLQIMKEEFVTIIGHSGCGKTTMLSMIAGLNAISGGNISVLGHHIKGPGPDRGVIFQSPSLMPWMTSLQNVLLGVNQVFPDATKAQRYDIAKYYLQKVGLEDAFNKRASELSQGMQQRVGIARAFAIKPKVLLLDEPFGMLDSLTRGELQDILIEIWNKEKITAVMITHDVDEAIFLADRVVMMTSGPKAKIGDILNIDFERPRTRKSVLEHDNYYKYRKHLIDFLEH